Within the Trichoderma breve strain T069 chromosome 3, whole genome shotgun sequence genome, the region GGACACTGCGAGATAATTTGTTTCTCGAGCCTCGAGGGCAATGACCTGTCTCATTTGTCACTAATTCTAACAAATAGCTCATAATAGGGTGGCTAGAGGTTGACGGTGGCACTATGGTAATTAACAGAGGGGCTGGCCGGGTTGCTGCCAGGTTAGTCGAGATTCATCTAACTAAAACAATATTTATGACCGTGAGTGGTAGCAATGCGCGATTATGAACTGAACAGCCTCCTGGAGGGGGTAAACCTGCGGTCATTGATAGAGTGTCTTCGTGACAACGTATGGGGAGGCATCGGTGCAACATCGCGATTCAATTCTATCTATTCATCTTCTTGTAAAGGCGTTGTGATGAGTGCGATGGAAAGGCACAGAGAACAACTCAGGCCGATTATCATGACGAGATTTTGCTTGGCAATCTCAACAGGTAGTAGCCAAAAGCCTTCCGTTAACAGGGTACAATAGACTGCTTAAGCTCATTCTTGTGTTTTGACCCCGAACTTTCTAGCAAGGTCATCTAATTCTCTCTGATTGCTAAAACGCGCATGCAATGGCTGTTTATTGTTGAGTTTGGCATTAATGTTTTCCCATACCTGATGAAGGTCAGGGCGGTCCTTTGCCCCTCCTAAATTCATCTATCGTAGTTCGCATCAGTAACTAGCTGGGAATATGTAGCACGGCACAAGTAATCATACCTCGGAGGGAACAATGGCCCAAGTTTCCACGACGCTTCCATCTTTCTTAATTACCAGAATTGCAGGCTGGGCTAGGCCATGTGGATATCCTTGCCACTCAGTAATTGCGACATTGATGATACCGTCGGCTGCCAAGCGCTTAGCCAGGGTGTTCTCTGGATCGTTGATTGCCTCGCCGGTATATCCACTAGAAGATCGGACTTCAGCAAGATGCTCCTCGTCTTGCGCAGACACAATCACTGGGCAGCCCCCAGCCGCTGTGATAGTCGGGCTAAGGTCTTGTAAAACGCGCAGGTATGCCATGCAGAACGGGCACCAGTGGCCACGATAATCTTTCAACATAGTTAATAATTTCAGTCCTGGCACACGTAAGCGCTCAATTGCAAAGGACACTTACAGATTACGAACAGAAAGTCATGTTTCTGCCTGAGATTCTCGAATTTGGAAGTAGCGTTAACTGACATGTTGATGTTTTAGTATGAATTACGGAAGTCTAACGGTGATATCTCTTGCAACTGAATGTTTGAGTTTCTTGTGGTCTGTAGCGACAAAGGAGATTCACTTCGAACTGAGCAAATCATATACATAAGTTTAACCGCCTTGTGGATGGGGAGTTAAGCATTTTATCTCTATGTCAGTGATGCGAATGGCATGAAGGGGAGTTACTAATCGAGGCAATACCACAAAAGGAAGTATCTATGACTTCCCAAAGAAGTAAAACCTGCATGGAGTATTGTCCACCCAACTTAGTCATTTATTTGTCTGCTTTTACAAATCACCACTCTACAACATGATGTACACGAACTTTACAGAAGTTCATATATTCTCAAGGTTCATGTTCTCATGGCCTTAGAGCATTGTCGATTCCTATTGCACGCAAATCATGTCAAACTAATGGTAATGATGTCTATTCAGCACCAAGCTTCCATGTGATTTTAATAAACGGTCTTCATTTACGACACTCGGCGAACGTTCCTCGTGATACATGTCATATTTGTCTACTTTAAAGTCAATATTCCTCGATGAACTCTCTCAAGTGGTAGATACTAGGTATACTAGGTATACTAGATATATCTCAATTGTCAGATTGGCTCTTAACCTTTCATATTGTTTACTAAGGCTCAGCACTGGGTATAGAAATATTATCGGCTTGTCGAAGGGAGCGGAAGCTACTTGTGGACTAATTGAACAAAGGATTGGAAGATTAGAAACATACTTAGCCCCAGTCGATGTTAGAGTCTAATATAGACTAGAGCCTTGCTTAGTTTATCCCATGTAAGAAACGAGGAGCTGACACGTTTATGCAAATACTCAGACAGGGTTGATAGGAGTACACACTCTTAACCCGTAAGATCAATAATTGTATTATCACCTGGCTGCTTGAGGTATCACATATTTATGAGGAACATGAGAACCTTTAAGGGACCAATTTGAAACTAGTAACAATAGTCCGGGCCAGTCCCCTACAAAAAAGACACTTGCGGTTTTTATAATGCTACAAGAAATACAGTACTCTCCAACCGAAAGACCGGATATGGTAATCAGCTTCACACTCTAGAGATCATTTTAGATTGCCGGCCAGTACTATTGTATACAAGTTGAATTACGGATTTACATCATGGTTAAATGATGACTATTATTGCTTAAAGCTACCTACGTCCTAGCCTCTTTGTAAACATAGACCGCTTTAACTTGGCGTATTACCTTTGGAAACTACCCTATATATCATTGGGAAAAGGACGTGACACGCTCCCATCTAATTTCACGCCAGTACTGCACTGTGGGGGCTTCATACATTATGAGGACTCGGTAATCATTGTCTTTCCCCGCAACTAATGGTTATGACCCCAGAAACTAACACCTTCCCCGCACCGGTTATTACACTTTCACTAAGTAAACTATTACCACATGTTGTATTACAAAGAACTCCCTAAGCATCCTTAATATGGCTATTTGCATATAATAGTGTCCCCCGGGGACGCCGTCGCTACGtaataaaacaaaattaCAAAACAATTCTGAATGCTCATCTTACTTTTACCTTCTTATCGCTTAGCTCTCTTATTGCTGTTGTATATTTTCGGATCTTGAATATACAGCGGCCTTGGGCaaccttaattaattaacccCACCAGGTTTCTAGATTCTCAAAACCCAACACGACATCTCTTATCTAAAACTCTGCATTTTCCCTGCAACATGCAGCCTTCTTCGAAACCACGCCGCCATGCAAGAGTCCCAGAAAACCGTAAGCGAGGCCAATACATCTCCGCGGCGTGTGCAGCTTGCCGCAAAGCCAAAGTTCGTTGTGACGGAAGAACTCCCTGTTGCCACTGCGAGAAGCGTTCCACTCAATGCCATTATCCTCCCTCCAGGGTCCGAATGTGCAGTGAGGgcaagagaggagagagaaatcATTATGGCCGCAATAGATCGTATGGTAGCTTATAAGCCTAAAAACATCGAGGGTCAACTAATATGTGATAGGCCAAACAAAAACCTCCTTGCGTTGTCTCTGCAGCgacaaacaacaacaccgcTAGAAACACAATCATCTCTGATGGATTCACAAATTCCGAATCGGACGGACTGGAATTCTCGTGGAAACTACCTTCCGTGTCTCCGGGGTCTCTCTGTGGAAGACGAAAGGATTTCT harbors:
- a CDS encoding ahpC/TSA family domain-containing protein is translated as MSVNATSKFENLRQKHDFLFVIYYRGHWCPFCMAYLRVLQDLSPTITAAGGCPVIVSAQDEEHLAEVRSSSGYTGEAINDPENTLAKRLAADGIINVAITEWQGYPHGLAQPAILVIKKDGSVVETWAIVPSEV